The nucleotide sequence AACGCCTCGACGAGGGCTCCGAGGTACCAGAGCGTCTCGTCCCGGCCGGCGTTGAACCTCTTCCAGAGAATCGGGCCATGGATCCGCAGGTCGGTGACCATCGTCCGGGCGTTGTGGAGCTTGTCGGCGGCCGAGACGAGCCTCACGTGGGCCGGCTCCCGCCGGACGCGGGCCACGTACGCCTCCTTGCGCGCCCGCCACGGCGGCTTCGGGGTGACGTCCGTGTCGGTGCAGCCGTCGACGATATCGGCGACGACGTCTCCGAACCGCCCTCGGATCGCCTTCGCCGTCGGCAGCCCCCCCTGGTCCTCCACCGCGTCGTGCAGGAGGGCGGCGATCGCCTGCTCTTCCGTCCCACCGTGCTCGAGGACGAGCGCGGCCACCGAAAGGAGGTGGGACACGTACGGGACGCCCGTCCCCTTCCGCGGCTGCTGCCGGTGGAGGTCGACCGCGTAGACGAGGGCCTCGTCGAACTTTTTCGACAGGATCAGCGGACCGTTCTCGGACATGCCCCAATCCTGACACGAACCGGCCCGGACCCGTTCCTTCCTCCGCCGTAAACCGTTAGCCTTCCGGAATGCCGATCGACAAGAAGACGCCTCCCAGGCCCGCCCGACGCCAGAGCGCCCCGAAGCCCGCTCCCGCGCCATCGCAGATCAGCGACCCCGCCGGCCTTGCCGACGTCCCCCCGCCACTGGCCTTCGAGCGAACCGCCGCCGCCGCCGAAGACGAGGGTTTCGACCCCGCCACCGCCGCGGTCTTCGCGGCCATCGTCGCGGTCGATATCTTCTGCGTCGCTGAGGCCAATGCGAAGTCTCCGGAGCAGTCCCTCGACGCTCTCGTCTACGCCGCCGACCTCGCAGAGCGCGCCCTCGAGGCGGACGGGGCCGGCGACGATCAGTTCACCCACCTCTTCGCTCCGCGCCTCCCCTTCGACATCCTCCTGCAGGACACCGGGCGCGTGACGGCGGCCGACCTCTTCCTCGCCCGGTTCGAGGCCGACCTTCCGAAGGAAGCGGCCCGCGCCGTGAAAGCCCTCATCCGCGCGGAGGACACCGTCGCCCGCGCGACCTGGGTGGGAAAGGACGTCACGATCGAGGACCTCTCAACGGGCCGCGCGCTTCCCGGACCCGCCCTCTGGCGGCGCGGAACCAGGCCGTTCGTCTGCCGCCTCGTCCGGTACGGAAGCGTCCACGTTCCCGTCGCCGTCGAGCGCGTCCAGGGACGCGCCAACGTCGAGACGCTTCTCGCGGAGGTGAGCCTCGCCTCGACGGTCGCGCGCGACGTCCTGAAGGCCGGCGGCCTCCGTCTCAGGAGCACGAAGAAGGGCTTCGGTCTCGGCGCGCGGCTCCTCGCGGTGCCGGAGGAGAGCTAGGACTCGAATCGAATCCGAAGGACCAGGAACCGGAGAACCGGAGAACCGGAGAACCGGAGAACTAGCTTCACCATCTCGTCCTTTCGGCAGGGGGCCGCGCGCGGTGCGGTACGTCTCACGGCCGCCTGCTGCGCGCGCCCGACCCGCTTCCGAGTCCGCTGCGGCCGGGCGGGGGGCCCGCGCGAACTCCTCGCTTCGCTCGTCAAACACGCGCGCGGGCCTGATCCCCGCCCGGTCCTCGCGAACTCGAGCGGGTCCCCGGGCGTGCTCGGGGGCGGCTCGCGAGACGCACCACCCCACCCGCGGCCAACGAGCTTCAGCATTCGACTGGGAGCCGCCTTCGGCCCCAATCGGGGTCGCCCCAATCGGGGTCGCCCCAATCGGGGTCTGGTCTACGTTCTACACTCTGCAATTGCTATAGCAGAAAATCAAGACCTGACCCCGGCCGGGAAACACTGCTGCACCTGAGTTCCGAGCGGGCGGGAGGGGGGCCGGCTCCGCGAGCAGGCCGCCGGATCACGCGAAGCACGCGCGGGGCCCGCCGGCTCCGCGAGCAGGCCGCCGATCGGGTCGCGCGCGCGGAGGAGGCGCCGCGGGACACCCCTCCCGTCCGCGACTCGTGAGGCACGGTGAAGTGAGTTGGCTCTGCTCTCCGGTCTCTCTTCTCTCCTTCTCTTCTTCTCTCCTCATCGTGGTCACTAACGCCGGGCATGCACGCGAAAAGGCCCGGCGCCTTTCGGTGCCGGGCCTTTCCTTCCCTGCGCGGAGGGGGCTTTGGGGAACCCGGCGGACCGGGTTCCCCGAGGGAATTCCTAGTACATGCCGCCCATGCCGCCGCCGCCACCGGGCATCGCGGGGGCCTTGTCCTTCTCCTTGATCTCGGAGATGAGGGCCTCGGTCGTCAGCATGAGGCTGGCGATGGAGGAGGCGTTCTGCAGCGCCGACTTCGTGACCTTGGCCGGGTCGATGATCCCCGACTTGAGCAGGTCCTCGACCTTCTCGGTGGCCGCGTTGAAGCCGATGTTGCCGCCCTTTTCCTTGAGCTCCTTGAGGATGACCGCGCCCTCGATCCCCGCGTTCGCGATGATCTGGCGGGAAGGCTCCTCGAGGGCCCTCTTGACGATGTTGATGCCGACCTGGATGTCGCCCGCTTCCTTGAGCGTGCCGACCGCGTCCATGGCGCGAAGGAGCGCCACGCCGCCGCCGGGGACGATGCCGTCCTCGACCGCCGCCTTGGTGGCGTGCA is from Holophagales bacterium and encodes:
- a CDS encoding HD domain-containing protein; translated protein: MLSKKFDEALVYAVDLHRQQPRKGTGVPYVSHLLSVAALVLEHGGTEEQAIAALLHDAVEDQGGLPTAKAIRGRFGDVVADIVDGCTDTDVTPKPPWRARKEAYVARVRREPAHVRLVSAADKLHNARTMVTDLRIHGPILWKRFNAGRDETLWYLGALVEAFREAGTAPIVEELARTVVELEAVSGNGQA